The Candidatus Cloacimonadota bacterium genome contains a region encoding:
- a CDS encoding SpoIID/LytB domain-containing protein translates to MFKIISNKITKIVDDFLLYPLTHRLCIRWISLLFFTFLAISNYAAEIMDNKFYIDVEILPNANQIHLKSNGNLIISETDSPFQLEFSKPELSIQLTEKVETSPYWRVGIKKFSDKVSAEKFLKNFSECFAEPSSEIAYKNKELKQISNYSVYLKERFNSYESAKAMCEMDGWIEEKYSFSNSEVLIYDIKNDKEYFLNAPLNITSNKPIIVFQIPKTNFWDPKQFVTRSYEGNLKIQLNQLGKMNLIANVEFERYIAGVVPNEIGDDTPMEAMKTQAIAARSEALYKIIHKQHKDDGFDLCASVHCQVFSGLTDVTKKVKRAVGETEYMVGIYNFEIINAVYSTNCGGITENSNNVWGGKSVPYLTSIYDGKNSYKINLTNESKVKQWILGKQQVFCNTENEKGWIKNSYKWKKEFLKEDLEEHLNSISDLGKLKDIKILKRGNSGRILELKIIGTKNEIHLNNELQIRQAFSGLKSSLFFVQIIGNKVIFSGKGSGHGVGMCQVGAIQMAKEGYSAKEILKHYYTGIKITKIKLSN, encoded by the coding sequence ACAAAAATTGTTGATGATTTTCTTTTATATCCCCTTACTCATCGGCTATGCATCAGATGGATTTCTTTATTGTTTTTTACTTTCTTAGCCATTTCAAACTATGCAGCAGAAATCATGGATAATAAATTCTATATAGATGTAGAAATTCTGCCGAACGCAAATCAAATACATCTTAAATCAAATGGCAATCTTATTATCTCAGAAACAGACTCTCCATTTCAATTGGAATTTTCAAAGCCTGAATTATCTATTCAATTAACGGAAAAAGTAGAAACTTCACCTTATTGGAGAGTTGGAATAAAAAAATTCTCAGACAAAGTTAGTGCTGAAAAATTTTTAAAAAATTTTTCTGAATGCTTTGCTGAACCATCATCAGAAATTGCTTATAAAAACAAAGAACTAAAGCAAATTAGCAATTATTCAGTGTATCTAAAAGAAAGGTTTAATTCATACGAATCGGCAAAAGCAATGTGTGAGATGGATGGATGGATTGAAGAAAAATACTCTTTCTCCAATTCTGAAGTTTTGATTTATGACATCAAAAACGATAAAGAATATTTTCTCAATGCTCCTCTCAATATTACTTCTAACAAACCGATTATAGTTTTTCAAATTCCGAAAACAAATTTCTGGGATCCAAAACAATTTGTAACTCGTTCCTATGAAGGAAATCTCAAAATTCAGTTAAACCAGCTTGGCAAGATGAATCTTATTGCAAATGTTGAATTTGAAAGATATATTGCTGGAGTTGTGCCAAATGAAATTGGAGATGACACTCCAATGGAAGCGATGAAAACACAAGCTATTGCCGCTCGCTCAGAAGCACTCTATAAAATAATTCACAAACAACATAAAGATGATGGTTTTGACCTCTGCGCAAGTGTGCATTGCCAGGTTTTTTCAGGTCTTACTGATGTTACTAAAAAAGTAAAAAGGGCAGTTGGCGAAACCGAATATATGGTAGGCATTTATAATTTTGAAATTATCAATGCGGTATATTCAACTAATTGTGGAGGCATTACAGAAAATAGCAATAATGTTTGGGGCGGCAAATCTGTCCCCTATCTTACAAGCATTTATGATGGAAAAAACAGTTACAAAATTAATCTAACTAATGAAAGTAAGGTAAAACAGTGGATATTGGGGAAACAACAAGTATTTTGCAATACCGAAAATGAAAAGGGCTGGATAAAAAATTCCTACAAATGGAAAAAGGAATTCTTAAAAGAAGATTTAGAAGAACACCTAAATTCAATTTCAGATTTGGGAAAGTTGAAAGACATTAAAATCCTAAAAAGAGGAAATTCAGGTCGGATTTTAGAGCTTAAAATTATTGGCACAAAAAATGAGATACATCTAAATAATGAATTGCAGATTAGACAAGCTTTTAGCGGCTTAAAGTCATCTCTGTTTTTTGTGCAGATAATTGGAAACAAAGTAATTTTTTCTGGTAAAGGTTCTGGTCACGGCGTTGGAATGTGTCAGGTTGGTGCCATCCAAATGGCGAAGGAAGGATATTCTGCAAAAGAGATTTTGAAGCATTACTATACTGGGATAAAGATAACAAAAATTAAGTTATCAAATTAG
- a CDS encoding nucleotidyl transferase AbiEii/AbiGii toxin family protein — translation MDKEQLKDIIPALARKHNFRQAIVEKDYYLTIILNNIDSHLSNKLIFKGGSLLNKIYFNYKRLSEDIDFTYLSKDELNSRSKRSRAIAPVRENMKEFLRYLGLKSKNPEGEGFNNSMQYIFNISYPSFVTGKDESINIETSLRQKPIDKPVYNAIRHFYRNPFTDEDLIPENKILSLSLIEAVAEKLKAAITRKDLAIRDYYDLWHIAKSDFDFYNKKFLNIFKKKLGGEGYKCDYRHNFGLDKNAVNILNHQVKTDLIPVIRIGEHFNLEKVLERFNKILKEVNYS, via the coding sequence ATGGATAAAGAACAACTAAAAGATATAATACCTGCATTGGCAAGAAAACATAATTTCAGACAGGCAATCGTAGAAAAAGATTATTACCTCACCATTATTTTGAATAATATTGATTCACATCTAAGCAACAAACTTATTTTTAAGGGTGGCTCACTTCTTAATAAAATTTATTTCAATTACAAAAGGTTAAGTGAAGACATTGATTTCACTTATTTGAGTAAAGACGAATTGAACTCGCGATCTAAAAGATCCAGGGCTATTGCACCAGTTAGAGAAAATATGAAGGAATTCTTAAGATATTTAGGCTTAAAAAGTAAAAATCCAGAGGGTGAAGGATTTAATAATTCTATGCAATATATTTTCAATATTTCATATCCTTCTTTTGTTACTGGAAAAGATGAAAGTATAAATATTGAGACTTCATTAAGACAAAAACCAATAGATAAACCGGTTTATAATGCAATCAGACATTTTTATAGAAATCCTTTTACAGACGAAGATTTAATCCCGGAAAATAAAATATTATCACTATCTCTAATTGAAGCTGTTGCTGAGAAATTGAAAGCTGCAATTACAAGAAAAGATTTGGCAATTCGTGATTATTATGATTTATGGCATATAGCAAAATCAGATTTCGATTTTTATAATAAAAAATTCCTTAATATTTTTAAGAAAAAACTCGGAGGTGAAGGTTATAAATGTGATTATCGTCATAATTTTGGTTTAGATAAAAATGCTGTTAACATACTTAATCATCAGGTAAAAACGGATCTAATACCAGTTATTCGTATTGGAGAACATTTCAA
- a CDS encoding type IV toxin-antitoxin system AbiEi family antitoxin, which yields MKNNEKIKLEYKSLSKDEVYLISRAEFEKQTVITTDYAKKLFTNSRKASKILDKLTRKERLIQIERGKYIVVPLKAPNQLWTPNEFIIAKLWMSDVPYYIGYFTIYNYWGFTEQVPQTVFVLNTKKSRSKIICNVRYKAVKISEKKYYGIKRVRINQEEIYISDKERTLVDFIYNPIGSFANVKKVLEANLKQINFTKFIKYLISFPVISVRRRAGYILEQLGYKNSELERLQKNLGNKTTYTVLNPRIPCRKGKISKTWKVIVNG from the coding sequence ATGAAAAACAATGAAAAAATAAAACTTGAATATAAAAGCCTTTCTAAAGATGAGGTTTATCTAATATCTCGGGCTGAGTTTGAGAAGCAAACAGTCATCACAACTGACTATGCCAAAAAGCTTTTCACTAATTCACGAAAAGCATCTAAAATTTTAGATAAATTAACGAGAAAAGAACGTCTTATCCAGATTGAAAGAGGTAAATATATAGTTGTGCCCCTAAAAGCCCCCAATCAATTATGGACTCCTAACGAATTTATTATTGCAAAACTCTGGATGAGCGATGTGCCTTACTATATTGGTTATTTTACTATATATAACTATTGGGGGTTTACTGAACAAGTTCCTCAAACTGTTTTTGTATTAAATACAAAGAAATCTCGTTCAAAAATAATATGTAATGTAAGATATAAAGCTGTTAAAATAAGTGAAAAGAAATATTATGGGATCAAAAGGGTAAGAATAAACCAAGAGGAAATATATATTAGCGATAAAGAACGAACTCTAGTAGATTTTATATATAATCCAATTGGTTCATTCGCAAATGTCAAGAAAGTATTGGAAGCCAATCTAAAACAAATTAATTTTACCAAGTTTATAAAATATCTGATATCTTTCCCTGTGATTTCTGTCAGAAGAAGAGCTGGTTATATTTTAGAGCAATTGGGTTATAAAAATTCAGAATTGGAAAGATTACAAAAAAATCTGGGCAATAAGACAACTTATACTGTATTAAATCCAAGAATACCTTGCAGAAAAGGGAAAATCAGTAAAACCTGGAAAGTTATTGTTAATGGATAA